The Candidatus Binatia bacterium genome has a window encoding:
- the coxN gene encoding cytochrome c oxidase subunit 1 gives MAEADAQSFWSRYLFSTDHKIIGLQYLFTGMFMGLVGAFLAYVFRMQLAFPGAHVPLYGVVTPLQYNALVTNHGAIMIFWVAMPILIAGLGNYLIPLMLGCDDMVFPRLNRLSYQIFFLSAVLILVSLFVPGGGFGGAWTAYPPLSASAQYNHTPWGAPLWLIAVALEFVAFLLGGINFITTVMNARAPGMGPLQIPIFVWMVVIASVVFMASVGPLVAGAIMLLFDQLLGTHFYDPKAGGDPLLWQHLFWFFGHPEVYVVLLPALGIVAEVITVFARKKLFAYKTILYTSFATGIISFFVWAHHQFVAGIDPRMAHLFTITTLIISIPIAEMTFAFIATLYGGSIELRTPMLWALAFIAEFLIGGVTGIFLGANATDIYLHDSYFVVAHFHYTFFPIAVIAGFAAITFWFPKMFGRHMNETLGKIHFWGTIIPFNFVFIPLFVLGAAGEHRRIYSYEHFSQLFTPGLQNLRVLATVALVVMLLFQFVFLYNFVRSWIAGEKAEPNPWRANTLEWAAPSPPPHGNFAEMPTVYRGPYEYSVPGRPLDYWPQHLPS, from the coding sequence ATGGCCGAGGCAGACGCGCAAAGCTTTTGGAGCCGCTACCTCTTCTCCACCGACCACAAAATCATCGGCTTGCAGTACTTGTTTACGGGTATGTTCATGGGCCTGGTGGGTGCCTTCTTGGCATACGTGTTCCGCATGCAGTTGGCCTTCCCGGGTGCCCATGTGCCGCTGTACGGTGTGGTAACCCCCTTGCAATACAACGCGCTGGTAACGAACCACGGCGCGATCATGATTTTTTGGGTGGCCATGCCGATTCTGATCGCTGGCCTGGGGAATTACCTCATCCCGCTGATGCTCGGATGCGACGACATGGTGTTCCCCCGCCTCAATCGGCTCTCGTACCAGATTTTTTTCCTGAGCGCGGTGTTGATCCTGGTTTCCTTGTTCGTTCCGGGAGGAGGCTTTGGCGGCGCGTGGACGGCATATCCGCCGCTGTCCGCCAGCGCACAGTACAACCACACTCCGTGGGGCGCGCCCTTGTGGCTGATTGCCGTGGCGCTGGAATTCGTGGCCTTTTTGTTGGGCGGCATCAATTTCATCACCACGGTAATGAACGCGCGCGCCCCGGGTATGGGGCCGCTGCAAATCCCGATTTTTGTTTGGATGGTCGTCATTGCCAGCGTGGTGTTCATGGCGTCGGTTGGCCCGCTCGTCGCCGGAGCCATCATGTTGTTGTTCGATCAATTGCTCGGCACGCACTTCTACGATCCCAAGGCTGGCGGCGATCCGCTGTTGTGGCAGCACCTGTTTTGGTTCTTTGGGCACCCCGAGGTGTACGTGGTGTTACTGCCCGCGCTCGGGATCGTTGCCGAAGTGATTACCGTGTTCGCCCGCAAAAAGCTGTTCGCCTACAAGACCATTTTGTACACGTCGTTTGCGACCGGCATCATCAGTTTCTTCGTGTGGGCCCACCACCAGTTCGTGGCCGGCATCGATCCGCGCATGGCGCACCTGTTTACGATCACAACGCTGATCATCTCCATCCCGATTGCGGAAATGACCTTTGCTTTCATTGCCACTTTGTACGGTGGCTCGATCGAACTCCGCACCCCGATGCTGTGGGCTCTTGCATTTATCGCAGAGTTTCTGATTGGCGGGGTCACCGGCATTTTCCTGGGAGCGAACGCCACGGATATTTACTTGCACGATTCGTACTTCGTGGTGGCGCACTTCCACTACACGTTTTTCCCGATCGCCGTCATTGCCGGCTTTGCCGCCATTACCTTTTGGTTTCCGAAAATGTTCGGCCGCCACATGAACGAAACTTTGGGCAAGATTCATTTTTGGGGCACGATCATCCCGTTCAATTTCGTCTTCATTCCGTTGTTCGTACTCGGTGCTGCGGGAGAACATCGGCGCATTTACAGCTACGAGCACTTCTCGCAGCTCTTCACGCCCGGGCTGCAGAATCTGCGCGTGCTGGCCACCGTGGCGCTGGTGGTGATGCTGCTGTTTCAGTTCGTCTTTCTCTACAACTTTGTCCGCAGCTGGATCGCGGGCGAAAAAGCCGAGCCAAATCCATGGAGGGCGAACACGTTGGAGTGGGCGGCTCCGTCGCCCCCACCGCACGGGAATTTTGCCGAGATGCCCACGGTGTATCGCGGCCCGTACGAGTACAGCGTTCCCGGTCGCCCGCTGGACTACTGGCCGCAACACCTGCCGAGCTGA
- the coxC gene encoding cytochrome oxidase subunit III, producing MTRAAEFHVPLATRRSATGIPTGRLALWWVLASEIVIFGGLLASYVMFRLHHPHWAEEASHTNVWAGGFNTFVLLTSSLFAVLGHQAAEHGDGTRAARFLKLTVLGGLVFLGVKTVEWSGEISHGFTIYRDLFWTFYYTATGLHGLHVIAGMIVLWLVARDAGRGKNLHRVELIGIYWHFVDAVWIFLFPLFYIAR from the coding sequence GTGACGCGCGCCGCAGAGTTTCATGTGCCCTTGGCCACTCGCCGGAGCGCCACCGGCATCCCCACCGGGCGTCTTGCTTTGTGGTGGGTGCTGGCTTCGGAAATTGTCATCTTCGGCGGCTTGCTGGCAAGTTACGTGATGTTTCGCCTCCACCATCCTCACTGGGCAGAGGAGGCCAGTCACACCAACGTCTGGGCCGGTGGTTTCAACACGTTCGTACTGCTGACCTCGAGTTTGTTTGCAGTCTTGGGCCACCAAGCGGCCGAGCACGGCGATGGCACCCGGGCAGCACGTTTCCTCAAACTCACGGTTCTCGGTGGCCTGGTGTTCCTGGGAGTGAAGACGGTCGAATGGTCCGGAGAAATCTCGCATGGATTCACGATTTACCGCGACTTGTTCTGGACGTTTTACTACACCGCCACCGGGCTTCACGGTTTGCACGTGATCGCCGGGATGATCGTGCTCTGGCTAGTGGCGCGCGATGCTGGCCGAGGAAAAAACCTCCATCGCGTGGAACTCATCGGAATTTACTGGCACTTCGTGGATGCCGTGTGGATCTTCTTGTTCCCCTTGTTCTACATTGCGAGGTAA